Proteins encoded within one genomic window of Prochlorococcus marinus str. MIT 9515:
- a CDS encoding ABC transporter permease, which yields MKIIIKHTKKLLTYLKPLDIASLIVAVVVIIPIFNFLIEGIGYVLGGNFSLGFSGRKEIFGTLKLLILTSFFGGGLGTLNGWLLSNCEFRLRKNLRIFQLIPLATPAYLITAVLQDLGSILGYQITGLWWGVLILSITTYPYVFILANESFNKFGVNQINASRGLGIGPWGSFFKIALPMALPALTTGISLMCMEVMNELGTVELLNIPSISKGITENWIIEGNPKSDIGLSLVALLIVFALILFEKFSRKKTKRWSENPASLDSLGWELRGYRSYLAVLVTLFPPLFSIGLPFSWFLLNIDQLKKGFTTELLSLTLRTVSLGIIAALLTLFFSLIFTLANRQSKSLLTKFITFPAGIGYAIPGTVLAISLITISNTKFHFIALCLLIWGYIVRFLTISKGTLDSGFERISPSLDEAAKGLGSNWLDVIKKIHLPLLKGPIFVGSLLVFVDTIKELPITFILRPFDFDTLSVRIYQYAGDERMAEALLPALFITIVGLIASSTLIPSLEKKN from the coding sequence TTGAAAATTATTATTAAACATACAAAAAAATTATTAACCTATTTAAAACCTTTAGATATTGCATCTTTAATTGTTGCAGTTGTAGTTATAATTCCAATTTTTAATTTCTTGATTGAAGGCATAGGTTATGTTTTAGGAGGAAATTTTTCTTTAGGATTTTCAGGTAGAAAAGAAATATTTGGCACATTGAAACTTTTAATCCTAACTAGTTTTTTTGGAGGTGGGTTAGGAACCTTAAATGGATGGTTACTCTCAAATTGTGAATTTAGATTAAGGAAAAATCTTCGTATTTTTCAACTAATTCCACTGGCAACTCCAGCATATTTGATTACTGCAGTTTTACAGGATTTAGGAAGTATTTTGGGATATCAAATAACTGGTTTATGGTGGGGAGTTCTTATACTTTCTATTACTACTTATCCTTATGTTTTCATACTTGCCAATGAAAGTTTTAATAAATTTGGAGTTAATCAAATTAATGCTAGTAGAGGTTTAGGAATTGGACCATGGGGTAGTTTTTTTAAAATTGCACTCCCAATGGCATTGCCTGCATTGACAACTGGAATCAGCCTTATGTGTATGGAAGTTATGAATGAGCTGGGAACAGTTGAGTTATTAAATATCCCAAGTATTTCTAAAGGTATAACAGAGAACTGGATTATTGAGGGGAATCCTAAGAGTGATATTGGATTATCATTAGTTGCCCTATTGATAGTATTTGCTTTAATTTTGTTTGAAAAATTCTCAAGAAAGAAAACAAAGCGTTGGAGTGAAAATCCTGCATCATTAGATTCGCTTGGATGGGAATTAAGAGGATATAGATCTTACTTAGCAGTATTAGTAACTTTATTTCCTCCATTGTTTTCGATTGGGCTTCCATTTTCATGGTTTCTACTAAATATTGATCAGTTAAAAAAAGGATTTACGACAGAATTACTTTCTCTAACCTTGAGAACTGTTAGCCTCGGAATAATTGCTGCATTATTAACATTATTTTTCTCTCTAATATTTACACTAGCTAATCGTCAAAGTAAGAGCTTACTAACTAAATTCATAACATTCCCTGCAGGGATAGGATATGCAATACCAGGTACAGTATTAGCGATATCATTAATAACTATTTCTAATACAAAGTTCCATTTTATAGCTTTATGTCTTCTGATCTGGGGTTATATAGTTCGATTTTTGACTATTTCAAAAGGAACTCTTGATTCTGGGTTTGAGAGAATATCTCCTAGTCTTGATGAGGCTGCAAAGGGCTTAGGCTCTAATTGGCTTGATGTTATTAAAAAGATACATCTTCCCTTATTAAAAGGACCAATATTTGTTGGTTCACTTTTAGTGTTCGTAGATACAATTAAGGAATTGCCAATTACATTTATTCTCAGACCATTCGACTTTGATACATTATCCGTAAGGATATATCAATATGCTGGAGATGAGCGAATGGCTGAAGCACTATTACCAGCACTCTTCATAACGATTGTGGGTTTAATTGCATCGAGTACATTGATTCCAAGTTTAGAAAAAAAGAATTAA
- a CDS encoding lysylphosphatidylglycerol synthase domain-containing protein, with translation MQKDFLIKVLKNINFEMLKNLFFLLSLSYFCIYFFKNFDQISFNVDFARNANYILLSFLLCILSIFFNALAWKNIVIWFGKTKTKNNLISFYAITNILKYVPGGIWHFFERYSFLKDISNPQLAFYTSLIEPYFMLCSSFLLASVGIIFSPFYFLLLLPLLFLNKKLIYLILRRLETLKTKTISVLKIKNAKYQFNERIKIISFFPSKAFFFETLFVLSKFIGFIICLYIVNFEQQYNIFYLLVIFCMSWAIGLVVPTAPGGIGVFESCFLFFVGKNIPQNPIFVSLIYFRLISTSADLLLGLPFLFRKLLKRI, from the coding sequence ATGCAAAAAGATTTTTTGATTAAGGTTCTTAAGAATATTAATTTTGAGATGCTTAAGAACCTTTTTTTTCTTTTGAGTTTATCTTATTTCTGTATTTATTTTTTTAAAAATTTTGATCAAATTTCATTCAATGTAGATTTCGCTAGAAACGCTAACTATATATTGTTATCATTTTTGCTTTGTATATTAAGCATTTTTTTTAACGCACTAGCTTGGAAAAATATAGTTATTTGGTTTGGTAAAACTAAGACAAAAAATAATTTAATTTCCTTTTATGCCATTACGAATATTCTTAAATATGTTCCGGGTGGTATTTGGCATTTTTTTGAAAGATATAGCTTTTTAAAAGATATTAGTAATCCTCAATTGGCTTTCTACACTTCACTTATTGAACCTTATTTTATGTTGTGTTCATCTTTTCTCTTGGCTTCGGTCGGAATAATTTTTTCCCCATTTTATTTTTTATTACTATTACCATTGCTATTTCTCAATAAAAAATTAATCTATCTAATTTTACGAAGGTTAGAAACCTTAAAAACTAAGACAATTAGCGTTTTGAAAATTAAAAATGCCAAGTATCAATTTAATGAAAGAATAAAAATAATTTCTTTCTTCCCTTCCAAAGCCTTTTTTTTTGAAACTCTTTTTGTTTTATCAAAATTTATTGGATTTATTATTTGCCTTTACATAGTAAATTTTGAGCAGCAATATAATATTTTCTATTTATTAGTAATTTTTTGTATGTCTTGGGCTATAGGTTTAGTAGTTCCAACTGCTCCTGGAGGGATCGGTGTCTTTGAATCTTGTTTCCTTTTTTTTGTTGGGAAAAACATTCCACAAAATCCAATCTTTGTAAGTTTAATTTATTTTAGATTGATATCTACTTCGGCAGATTTATTATTAGGCCTCCCTTTCTTATTTAGAAAACTTTTAAAAAGAATTTAA
- the map gene encoding type I methionyl aminopeptidase, with protein sequence MKHFADLLLNKNNSRSNDQVPFIQRRRGIEIKSSREIKLMKKSSRIVATVLREINDLIEPGMSTKDLDDFAEKRIREMGAAPSFKGYHGFPSSICASINNEVVHGIPNKNVTIKDGDLVKIDTGAYLDGFHGDSCITICVGQVSDQAKKLSEVALEALFSGLSKIKSGNTLLDVAGAIEDVVRLNGFSVVEDYTGHGVGRNLHEEPSVFNFRTNDLPNIILREGMTLAVEPIVNQGSKFCKTLNDKWTVITKDGKLSAQWEHTIVVMKDGIEILTDREF encoded by the coding sequence ATGAAACATTTTGCAGATCTTTTATTAAATAAAAATAATTCAAGATCTAACGATCAAGTCCCTTTTATTCAAAGAAGAAGAGGAATAGAAATAAAGTCTTCGAGGGAAATAAAATTAATGAAGAAATCTAGCAGGATCGTAGCAACTGTTTTGCGAGAAATAAATGACTTGATAGAACCTGGAATGAGTACAAAAGATTTAGATGATTTTGCAGAAAAGAGAATTAGAGAAATGGGCGCAGCGCCAAGTTTTAAGGGTTATCATGGTTTCCCATCCAGTATTTGTGCCAGTATAAATAATGAAGTTGTGCACGGCATTCCAAATAAAAATGTAACAATTAAAGATGGAGATCTTGTGAAAATTGATACAGGAGCTTATTTAGATGGCTTTCACGGTGATAGTTGCATCACTATTTGTGTTGGTCAAGTAAGTGATCAAGCCAAAAAACTTAGTGAAGTAGCCTTAGAAGCTTTATTCTCAGGACTTTCGAAAATTAAATCGGGAAATACACTGCTTGATGTGGCTGGAGCTATTGAGGATGTTGTGAGATTAAATGGGTTTAGTGTTGTTGAAGACTATACAGGTCATGGGGTGGGACGAAATCTTCACGAAGAACCATCTGTTTTTAATTTTCGAACTAATGATTTACCGAATATCATTCTTCGTGAGGGGATGACGTTGGCTGTTGAACCTATCGTTAATCAAGGCAGTAAGTTTTGTAAAACTTTAAATGACAAATGGACAGTAATAACAAAAGATGGGAAATTATCAGCACAATGGGAACATACAATTGTCGTAATGAAAGATGGTATTGAAATATTGACAGACAGAGAATTTTAA
- the larC gene encoding nickel pincer cofactor biosynthesis protein LarC, translated as MEEIFIECSPGVSGDMLLGAFIDLGVPKNIIEKTLTCFGLEKLYYLNFRESKSCSIRGVKVEIEKIDQSTKRDWSSIKNLILKAQLEKKLKKRIYEVFESLAFAEGIVHGIDPEKVHFHEIGAIDSLVDIIGVCASIEYLKPKKVFCNEPTLGRGFVQTDHGKLSIPSPAVIELLRKKDIKVISRIDVIEGELSTPTGIALLCNLVESFNIPNKYSINSYGVGIGNLELSCPNLVRVLKINTDNENLIHKKISPRYEEISIQEALIDDQTSEEIANLLEIFRKQGAHDVSCQTINMKKNRTGFSIQVILPIEKQEYFRKLWFQYSNTIGLRERKEFRWVLLRRRGECLTTFGNIKFKQSMKPDGTISMKPENDEILRLQIEHNKTAQEVRRIIKESCNEFKAFEDWK; from the coding sequence ATGGAAGAAATATTTATTGAATGTTCCCCTGGGGTCTCTGGCGACATGTTACTAGGAGCCTTTATCGACTTGGGTGTACCAAAAAATATAATTGAAAAAACTCTTACATGTTTTGGACTAGAAAAATTATATTACTTAAATTTTAGGGAATCGAAAAGTTGTTCAATTCGAGGAGTGAAGGTTGAAATTGAAAAAATTGATCAAAGCACAAAAAGAGATTGGAGTAGTATCAAAAATTTAATTTTAAAGGCTCAATTAGAAAAAAAATTAAAAAAAAGAATTTACGAAGTTTTTGAGTCTTTAGCTTTTGCAGAGGGAATAGTTCATGGTATTGATCCTGAGAAAGTTCATTTTCATGAGATTGGTGCAATTGATTCATTAGTCGATATCATTGGCGTTTGCGCTTCAATTGAATATTTAAAACCAAAAAAGGTTTTTTGTAATGAACCAACATTAGGGAGAGGTTTTGTTCAAACTGATCATGGCAAACTATCAATTCCATCTCCTGCGGTTATAGAGTTATTGAGAAAAAAAGATATTAAAGTGATTTCAAGGATTGATGTAATAGAGGGGGAATTGTCAACACCAACTGGAATAGCTCTCCTTTGTAATTTAGTTGAATCTTTCAATATCCCTAATAAATATTCTATTAATTCCTATGGAGTAGGTATTGGGAACTTGGAACTGTCATGTCCAAATTTGGTAAGGGTTTTAAAAATTAATACTGATAATGAAAATCTAATACATAAAAAAATCAGCCCAAGATATGAAGAGATTTCTATTCAAGAGGCATTGATTGATGATCAAACATCTGAAGAAATTGCAAATCTTTTAGAGATATTTAGAAAACAAGGAGCTCATGATGTTTCTTGTCAGACAATTAATATGAAAAAAAATAGAACTGGTTTTTCGATCCAAGTTATCTTACCTATTGAAAAGCAAGAATATTTCAGGAAATTATGGTTTCAATATTCCAACACAATAGGATTGAGAGAAAGGAAAGAATTTAGGTGGGTTTTACTTAGAAGAAGAGGAGAGTGTTTAACTACTTTTGGAAATATTAAGTTTAAACAATCAATGAAACCTGATGGAACTATTTCAATGAAACCAGAAAATGATGAAATTTTAAGATTGCAGATTGAACATAATAAAACAGCGCAAGAGGTAAGAAGAATTATTAAAGAGTCATGCAATGAATTTAAAGCCTTTGAAGATTGGAAATAA
- a CDS encoding YajQ family cyclic di-GMP-binding protein, with product MAENFSFDVVSDFDRQELVNALDQVKREISQRYDLKGTETILELEKENIFITTNSELTLNSVIDIIRQKAIKRKLSLKIFEYKSIEAVSGNKVKQTITLKKGLNQEIAKKISKNLRDEIKKINVSINGETLRVMSKSKNDLQLAIKLLENLEETYKIPLQANNYR from the coding sequence ATGGCAGAAAATTTTTCGTTTGATGTGGTTTCCGATTTCGATAGACAAGAATTGGTAAATGCTTTGGATCAAGTCAAAAGGGAAATTTCTCAAAGATATGATCTAAAAGGAACAGAAACCATATTGGAGTTAGAAAAAGAAAATATTTTTATAACTACAAATAGCGAATTAACTCTAAATTCTGTAATCGATATTATTAGACAAAAGGCAATAAAAAGAAAACTATCTTTAAAAATCTTTGAATACAAGAGTATTGAAGCTGTAAGCGGAAATAAAGTAAAGCAAACTATAACTTTAAAGAAAGGACTTAATCAGGAAATTGCGAAAAAAATAAGTAAAAATTTGAGAGATGAAATTAAAAAGATCAATGTAAGTATTAATGGAGAAACATTGAGAGTAATGAGCAAAAGCAAGAATGATCTTCAATTGGCAATAAAGTTACTTGAAAATTTGGAGGAGACATATAAAATTCCTCTACAAGCAAATAATTATCGATAA
- a CDS encoding hyperconserved protein Hcp, with protein MELDLQPGDVVKVLESAALGWVRARVIRVKSGGRVVVQSDQGREFTARGNQVRLIEPAGFRP; from the coding sequence ATGGAGTTAGACCTTCAACCAGGGGATGTGGTTAAAGTCCTAGAATCAGCCGCTTTAGGATGGGTTCGTGCAAGGGTTATCAGAGTAAAATCTGGAGGAAGAGTTGTTGTTCAAAGCGATCAAGGCAGAGAATTTACAGCTCGGGGTAACCAAGTTAGATTAATAGAGCCTGCAGGCTTTAGGCCCTAA
- a CDS encoding prohibitin family protein gives MSTSFKNVTPTGPGGTATLLIVLSFTGFLLLTQSLFVVPSGQVAVVTTLGKVSGGSRRAGLNFKVPFVQSVFPFDIKTQVQPEKFETLTKDLQVIRATATVKYSVKPNEAGRIFATIASRNSDVYQKIVQPSLLKALKSVFSQYELETIATEFNVISERVADTVAEELNSFDYVDVKSLDLTGLEIAEEYRAAIEQKQIAGQLLLRAKTEVEIAEQEALRYETLNKGLNDQVLFKLFLDKWDGSTQVVPGLPGTNGGTPPVIVGGNNR, from the coding sequence ATGTCAACATCTTTTAAGAATGTCACTCCAACGGGGCCCGGAGGGACAGCAACACTATTAATTGTTTTATCTTTTACTGGATTCCTTTTACTTACTCAATCTTTATTTGTAGTGCCTTCTGGACAAGTTGCCGTTGTAACTACCCTTGGAAAAGTTAGTGGAGGTTCAAGAAGAGCTGGATTAAACTTTAAAGTCCCCTTCGTTCAGTCCGTCTTCCCCTTTGATATAAAAACTCAAGTACAACCTGAGAAGTTTGAAACCTTAACAAAAGATCTTCAAGTTATTAGAGCAACAGCGACTGTCAAATATTCGGTTAAGCCAAATGAAGCAGGAAGGATTTTTGCAACAATTGCAAGTAGAAACAGTGATGTTTATCAAAAAATAGTTCAGCCTTCTCTACTTAAAGCATTGAAATCTGTTTTTTCACAGTATGAATTAGAAACAATAGCAACTGAATTTAATGTTATTTCTGAAAGGGTTGCTGATACCGTTGCTGAGGAATTGAACTCTTTTGATTACGTAGATGTTAAAAGCTTAGATCTTACTGGGTTAGAAATAGCTGAGGAATACAGAGCGGCGATTGAACAGAAACAAATTGCGGGACAGCTTCTTTTAAGAGCTAAAACAGAAGTAGAAATTGCAGAACAGGAAGCCTTGAGATACGAGACCTTAAATAAAGGCCTAAATGATCAGGTTTTATTTAAACTATTCCTTGATAAATGGGACGGTAGCACACAAGTAGTTCCCGGACTTCCTGGAACTAATGGAGGAACTCCACCTGTAATAGTTGGAGGAAATAATAGATAA
- a CDS encoding phosphotransacetylase family protein → MSQILLIGSCEPFSGKSALVLGISKKLIEEGKKIRIGKPLATCTELTNLPAMTYEGLIDDDVKFIGSTLNIVEENLIPSVGLLDNISAEKRIANQDLSPGKGFKQIEALVNDNFDGLNILEAAGSLNEGMIYGLSLPQLAKQLNAKVLIVNLWEDSKSVDALLDAKQQLGDHFVGAVLNAVVPEEVEKIKNIIIPSLQEMNMKIFGVMPKSPLLRSVTVGELINRLDAQVICCPEKEQLLVETLSIGAMGVNSAMEFFRRRRNMAVVTGADRTDIQLAALEASTQCLILTGLGEPLSQIIHRAEELEVPILKVELDTLASVEIIEQAFGHVRIHESIKASYAVQLVQQHVNLQNIFETIDFPCNISDQC, encoded by the coding sequence ATGAGTCAGATATTGTTAATTGGTTCATGCGAACCATTTAGTGGTAAGTCAGCATTAGTACTTGGAATATCAAAAAAACTTATAGAGGAGGGAAAAAAAATCCGTATAGGAAAACCACTAGCAACTTGTACTGAACTTACTAATCTTCCTGCAATGACTTACGAAGGGCTTATAGATGATGATGTTAAATTTATTGGCTCTACCTTAAATATTGTAGAAGAGAACTTAATTCCTTCAGTAGGTTTATTAGACAATATCTCTGCGGAGAAAAGAATTGCTAATCAAGACTTAAGCCCAGGTAAAGGATTTAAACAAATTGAGGCATTAGTAAATGATAATTTTGATGGATTAAATATTCTTGAAGCAGCAGGTAGCCTAAATGAAGGGATGATTTATGGTTTAAGTCTTCCACAACTTGCAAAACAATTAAATGCAAAAGTCCTAATTGTTAATCTCTGGGAAGATAGTAAAAGTGTTGATGCATTACTAGACGCAAAACAACAACTAGGAGATCATTTTGTAGGAGCCGTTTTGAATGCTGTCGTACCTGAAGAAGTAGAAAAAATAAAAAACATAATAATACCATCTCTCCAAGAGATGAATATGAAAATTTTTGGGGTGATGCCCAAATCTCCATTACTTAGAAGTGTCACTGTAGGTGAACTGATAAATAGATTAGACGCTCAAGTAATTTGTTGCCCTGAAAAAGAACAATTACTGGTTGAAACATTAAGTATTGGTGCCATGGGGGTTAATTCTGCAATGGAATTTTTTAGAAGAAGGAGAAATATGGCTGTCGTTACAGGTGCTGATAGAACGGATATTCAACTTGCAGCATTGGAGGCTTCAACTCAATGTTTAATTCTTACTGGTTTAGGAGAACCTTTATCACAGATAATCCATAGAGCAGAAGAATTAGAAGTTCCAATATTAAAAGTAGAGTTAGATACTCTTGCTTCAGTAGAAATTATTGAACAAGCTTTTGGGCATGTCAGGATACATGAATCAATAAAGGCATCATATGCCGTCCAGTTAGTTCAGCAGCATGTAAATCTACAAAATATTTTTGAAACAATAGATTTCCCCTGCAATATCTCAGATCAATGCTAA
- the xth gene encoding exodeoxyribonuclease III, giving the protein MLIATWNVNSVRTRLSQIINWIKNVNPDILCLQETKVIDNSFPLTPFEELGYEVTVHGQKSYNGVAIISKFKIENIIKGFTNENEEKSNFLNFNEQKRLISADINGLKIINVYVPNGSSLDSDKFDYKIKWLNHLSSFLDKQVREDDLVCFVGDFNIAPFDIDIHCPQKYEGGIMASKIEREALKKVIKGRFIDSFRIFEKNTGHWSWWDYRNNAYELNKGWRIDHIYISNNLSSQLKSCVIERSQRENSQPSDHAPVLINLEIDNQSEVYFDDDDDLFEI; this is encoded by the coding sequence TTGTTAATAGCTACTTGGAATGTAAATTCTGTTAGAACTAGGCTTTCTCAAATTATAAATTGGATAAAAAATGTCAATCCAGATATCCTTTGTCTTCAAGAAACTAAAGTTATTGACAATTCTTTTCCTTTGACACCTTTCGAGGAATTAGGTTATGAAGTTACTGTACATGGTCAAAAATCTTATAATGGTGTTGCGATTATAAGTAAATTTAAGATTGAAAATATCATAAAAGGATTTACAAATGAAAATGAAGAAAAAAGCAATTTTTTAAATTTTAATGAACAAAAAAGATTAATTTCGGCAGATATCAATGGGTTAAAAATAATAAATGTTTACGTGCCAAATGGATCTTCATTAGACTCTGACAAGTTCGATTATAAAATTAAATGGTTGAATCATTTATCATCATTCTTAGATAAGCAAGTGAGAGAGGATGATTTAGTCTGTTTTGTAGGTGATTTTAATATAGCCCCTTTTGACATAGATATTCATTGTCCTCAGAAATACGAAGGAGGAATAATGGCTTCAAAGATCGAAAGAGAAGCGCTAAAAAAAGTTATCAAAGGAAGATTTATTGATTCTTTTCGGATTTTTGAGAAAAATACCGGTCATTGGAGTTGGTGGGATTACCGTAATAATGCCTATGAACTAAATAAAGGTTGGAGGATAGACCATATTTATATTAGTAATAATCTTTCCTCACAACTTAAGAGCTGTGTAATAGAAAGGAGTCAAAGAGAAAATTCACAACCTAGTGACCATGCTCCAGTATTAATTAATTTAGAAATCGATAATCAAAGTGAAGTTTACTTTGATGATGATGACGATCTTTTCGAAATATAG
- a CDS encoding SDR family oxidoreductase — MSERKTIGITGASGALGKELTKIFRNKGYKVIGFTHSKNNNEINNHSPNEWIKWEVGKEFLLQEHLKKIDILILNHGIYDVRKKHNSSYENSIEINALSKFKFLNLFETIASENKSPIVKEIWINTSEAEILPALNPSYEVSKSLIGQLVSFKKNLLDKNTKKKLKIKKIILGPFKSELNPIGIMNPKFVSNRIYDFANLNIFLIIVSPNPLSYILFPLKELYIFLYCKLLIISKVSS, encoded by the coding sequence ATGAGTGAGAGAAAAACTATTGGTATTACGGGAGCTTCTGGAGCATTAGGAAAAGAGTTAACAAAAATATTTCGAAATAAAGGATACAAAGTGATCGGATTTACACATAGTAAAAATAATAATGAAATAAATAATCATTCTCCAAACGAATGGATAAAATGGGAAGTTGGGAAAGAATTCTTATTACAGGAACATCTTAAAAAAATTGATATCTTAATTTTGAACCATGGAATTTATGATGTGAGAAAAAAACACAATTCAAGTTATGAAAATTCAATAGAAATAAATGCTTTAAGCAAATTTAAATTCTTAAATTTATTTGAAACAATTGCTAGCGAAAACAAATCTCCCATTGTAAAAGAAATTTGGATAAATACTTCGGAAGCGGAAATATTACCAGCTCTAAATCCATCCTACGAAGTAAGTAAATCACTCATTGGACAATTAGTATCCTTTAAAAAAAACCTTCTCGATAAAAATACAAAGAAAAAATTAAAAATAAAGAAAATCATTTTGGGTCCTTTTAAGTCAGAATTGAACCCAATAGGAATTATGAATCCAAAGTTTGTGTCTAACAGAATTTACGATTTTGCAAATTTAAATATTTTTTTGATTATTGTTAGTCCAAATCCACTTTCATACATTCTTTTTCCTTTAAAAGAGTTATACATTTTTTTGTATTGTAAGCTTCTAATAATATCAAAGGTTAGTAGTTAA
- the rplS gene encoding 50S ribosomal protein L19 codes for MAKEKQENESEIINQTDKSTVITVENEKKASISQTEKIHSSSNLIKEFESEQLKKQLPEIYVGDTVKVGVKITEGNKERVQPYEGVVIAKRHGGLNQTITVRRIFQGIGVERVFMLHSPQVASLKVERRGKVRRAKLFYLRDRVGKATRVKQRFDR; via the coding sequence ATGGCAAAAGAGAAACAAGAAAATGAGTCAGAAATCATTAACCAAACTGACAAATCTACAGTAATTACTGTTGAAAATGAAAAAAAAGCATCTATTTCCCAAACTGAAAAAATTCATAGTTCATCAAACTTAATAAAAGAATTTGAAAGTGAACAGTTAAAAAAACAATTACCCGAAATTTATGTAGGAGATACAGTTAAAGTCGGAGTGAAAATCACAGAAGGTAACAAAGAAAGGGTTCAACCTTACGAAGGAGTTGTTATTGCAAAGAGACATGGCGGTCTTAACCAAACGATTACAGTAAGAAGAATTTTTCAGGGAATTGGAGTCGAAAGAGTATTTATGCTACATAGTCCGCAAGTTGCCTCTCTAAAAGTTGAACGTAGAGGTAAAGTAAGGAGAGCTAAGTTATTCTATCTAAGGGATAGAGTAGGAAAAGCTACTCGCGTAAAACAACGCTTTGATCGATAA
- the hemL gene encoding glutamate-1-semialdehyde 2,1-aminomutase gives MTDIFNITHSEEVFSSALKLMPGGVSSPVRAFKSVGGQPIVFDRVKGPFAWDVDGNRYIDYIGSWGPAICGHAHPEVITALQEAIEKGTSFGAPCVQENKLAEMVIDAVPSVEMVRFVNSGTEACMAVLRLMRAFTGRDKVIKFDGCYHGHADMFLVKAGSGVATLGLPDSPGVPRTTTANTLTAPYNDLEAVKKLFSENPDAISGVILEPIVGNAGFITPEPGFLEGLRELTTENGSLLVFDEVMTGFRISYGGAQEKFGVTPDLTTLGKVIGGGLPVGAYGGRKEIMSMVAPSGPVYQAGTLSGNPLAMTAGIKTLELLKQEGTYEKMGLATSRLIEGIMQSAENNGIAINGGSVSAMFGFFLCEGPVRNFEEAKTNNSELFGKLHREMIKRGVYLAPSPFEAGFTSLAHSEEEIDRTIEAFDQSFSVIKN, from the coding sequence TTGACTGACATATTTAATATCACTCATTCTGAAGAAGTTTTTTCTTCCGCTTTAAAATTGATGCCTGGAGGGGTTAGTTCTCCGGTAAGAGCATTTAAGTCTGTTGGTGGACAGCCCATTGTTTTTGATAGAGTAAAAGGCCCATTTGCCTGGGACGTTGATGGGAACAGGTATATCGATTACATAGGTAGTTGGGGACCAGCTATTTGTGGGCATGCTCACCCTGAAGTGATTACAGCATTGCAAGAGGCAATAGAAAAAGGCACTAGTTTTGGTGCTCCTTGTGTTCAAGAGAATAAACTTGCTGAAATGGTGATTGACGCTGTTCCTTCGGTAGAGATGGTCAGATTTGTCAACAGTGGCACAGAAGCTTGCATGGCAGTTCTAAGGCTAATGAGGGCATTTACAGGAAGAGATAAAGTAATAAAGTTTGATGGTTGTTACCATGGCCATGCTGACATGTTTTTGGTAAAAGCTGGTTCTGGAGTAGCTACTTTAGGCCTTCCAGATTCCCCCGGCGTTCCAAGAACTACAACAGCAAACACTCTAACTGCACCTTACAACGATCTTGAAGCTGTAAAAAAATTATTTTCGGAAAATCCTGATGCAATATCTGGAGTCATTCTTGAACCTATAGTTGGTAATGCAGGATTTATTACCCCTGAACCTGGTTTCCTTGAAGGATTGAGAGAACTCACAACTGAAAATGGATCTTTACTAGTTTTTGATGAGGTAATGACTGGTTTCAGAATTAGCTATGGAGGAGCACAAGAAAAATTCGGAGTTACGCCTGATTTAACGACCCTAGGCAAAGTCATTGGAGGAGGCTTACCTGTAGGAGCATATGGGGGAAGGAAAGAAATAATGTCCATGGTTGCGCCATCAGGTCCTGTATATCAAGCAGGAACATTAAGTGGTAATCCATTAGCAATGACAGCAGGTATCAAAACTCTTGAGCTACTTAAACAAGAAGGTACTTATGAAAAAATGGGGTTAGCTACCTCTAGATTAATTGAAGGTATAATGCAATCTGCTGAGAATAATGGTATCGCTATAAATGGTGGAAGCGTTAGTGCAATGTTCGGATTTTTCTTGTGCGAAGGTCCAGTAAGAAACTTTGAAGAAGCTAAAACAAATAATTCAGAACTTTTTGGAAAACTACACAGGGAGATGATAAAACGAGGCGTATATTTAGCTCCAAGTCCATTTGAAGCTGGATTTACTTCATTAGCTCATAGTGAAGAAGAAATTGATCGAACCATAGAAGCATTCGATCAATCTTTTAGCGTTATAAAAAATTAA